The DNA segment TGGAAGATCATCTGGATTATGCGCAGGTCGGAACGCGAGCGGCGCTTGACGTCGGCCCCGAGAACGCGGCCGCGATAACGGATCTCGCCGGAGCGGCGCGCGGCGAGCCCCGCCACCATGCGCCCGATCGTCGTCTTGCCCGCGCCGCTCTCGCCCACCAGGGCAAGCGTCTCGCCGCGGGCAAGCGTGAAGGCGGCATCCTCGACCGCCGTGAAGCTCAGCGGGCGCAGGTTCAGGAAGCCGCCGCGGATCTTGTATTCGTAGCGCAGCCCCGTCACCGAGAGGATCTCCTCGCCGCTCGGCGGGCGGGCGGGAATCCGGGCCGACATCACCGGGTTGGCGGCGAGAAGCCGGCGCGTATAGTCGTGCCGCGGATGATAGAAGATCGCCTCGACGTCGCCCTGCTCGACGATCTCGCCCTGGGACATCACCGCCACGCGGTCGGCGAAGCGCGCCACCAGCCCGAGATTATGGGTGATGAACAGGGCCGCTGCGCCGCGCCGGGCGATGATCTGGCCGAGAAGCTCCAGGACCGCCGCCTCGTTGGTGACGTCGAGGCCGGAGGTCGGTTCGTCGAGGATGAGCAGGTCGGGATCGCAGGCGAAGGCGATGGCGATCAGGATGCGCTGGCGCTGCCCGCCCGAGAACTCGTGCGGATAGCGCCGGCTGGCGCCTTCCGGGTCGGGCATGTTGACGGCCGCGAGCATCTCGACGGCGCCGCGCATCGCCTCGCCGCGGCTGAGCTTGCGATGGGCGGCGATGACCTCGGCGATCTGGTCGCCGACGCGCATGATCGGGTTCAGCGCCTTGCCCGGGTCCTGGTGGACGATGGCGATCCGCGCGCCGCGCAGGCTGCGCAGCTCGGCGGCGGGCAGATGCGCGATATCGCGCCCGCGATAGCGGATATGCCCGCCGCGGAGCAGGCCGTTCGAGCCGAAATGGCCGAGGACCGCATGCGCCGTCGTGCTCTTGCCCGAGCCGCTTTCGCCGACCAGGGCGAAGATCTCGCCCTGGCGCACGTCGAAGCTGACGCCGCGCACCGCCTCCACCAGCCCGCCGGCCGTGCGGTAGGCGATCGCGAGGTCCTCGACCTCGAGCACATTGACCGGTGCGGGGTCTTGCGTGCGTGCCATCTCAGATCTCTCGCACCGCGAGGATGACGCGCAGCGAATCCCCGAGA comes from the Bosea sp. (in: a-proteobacteria) genome and includes:
- a CDS encoding ABC transporter ATP-binding protein — its product is MARTQDPAPVNVLEVEDLAIAYRTAGGLVEAVRGVSFDVRQGEIFALVGESGSGKSTTAHAVLGHFGSNGLLRGGHIRYRGRDIAHLPAAELRSLRGARIAIVHQDPGKALNPIMRVGDQIAEVIAAHRKLSRGEAMRGAVEMLAAVNMPDPEGASRRYPHEFSGGQRQRILIAIAFACDPDLLILDEPTSGLDVTNEAAVLELLGQIIARRGAAALFITHNLGLVARFADRVAVMSQGEIVEQGDVEAIFYHPRHDYTRRLLAANPVMSARIPARPPSGEEILSVTGLRYEYKIRGGFLNLRPLSFTAVEDAAFTLARGETLALVGESGAGKTTIGRMVAGLAARRSGEIRYRGRVLGADVKRRSRSDLRIIQMIFQNPDVTLNPAKTIGYAVGRPLRQFRPQMSAREIEAEVASLLRAVSLPEDFAARHPNQLSGGQKQRVAIARAFAAAPDLIVCDEPLSALDVSVQASILKLLRKLQDERGIAYLFISHDLAVVREIADRVIVLYRGAICETGTVGAIFEPPYHPYTEALLATIPIADPHVRQRKVELRDGLPGPAGVGCPFAARCHRRIGPVCDDETPPVRDFGERHRIACHLPPDDLRAMPPVLAFDGAAPPTRPAIS